Proteins found in one Cardiocondyla obscurior isolate alpha-2009 linkage group LG03, Cobs3.1, whole genome shotgun sequence genomic segment:
- the Chn gene encoding zinc finger protein 865 isoform X3 yields MEGNGTRMDYEDMFREITKKLYGEDPDHKTSSVQNEFETSYKNDEDTGNGTDGSDDGNWTYEDEPLKGTDGSRIAAYHAGKAMWRCDECGDIMSNGPREIAEHFMEYHPSRILADSSRNRHHSPRKDYLQSDFKIEDLVMYLERLRERAERAAPPSRRTQETQTVPAALLPVTSSFLLQELPSAPAPQHLQYYTLSQNATPISSPVAASTSGKRYTCPCCPYGTDRRDLYTRHENIHREEKPFHCYMCYKPFNRADHVKKHFLRMHRDHTYEVARIRRPVGTTAPKPLQQDTSAATATVNVGNQQQPQQQQQQQQQHMSNQFGFVSNKGYQLQPNAATSSTSTGTGTTGLHQAIIMPSPTGIVQSDANNCNTGRRVQNGGCNSKSHLKGGSKSTQERRYTCLYCPWSGVDNWCLKRHLNTHTKPFACTLCEYKAARAERLATHVLKVHNRRQCSRCSFLGEDANQLQMHQVHVHRASVPSTSTAQNAPLSSNRHQQPLHPVGGGRPPPGPPVFPAPAAPTIAPATTVIPPSTILGHEMVKSPATATTMAYPTEEEKRSHRRAGGTTGDDGHDDDDDDVVRGNGNRGSRTRDPVTYRDFKSDRDHDLESRANDRINGSRPVVTDTSNSDFICSYQISSILQAVDRLSRLPLPSQKSESRPHGKENHLKMKRSRKQSQPRQVIWYPNHRKRYLIRHLILQNDVELPTTRHMSAGFSFEMTETN; encoded by the exons ATGGAAGGAAATGGTACCAGAATGGACTACGAAGATATGTTTAGAGAAATTACAAAGAAACTTTACGGGGAGGATCCTGATCACAAAA CCTCGAGCGTACAGAACGAATTCGAAACATCCTATAAAAACGACGAAGATACCGGAAATGGTACCGATGGCAGTGACGATGGAAACTGGACGTACGAAGACGAGCCGCTTAAAGGAACCGATGGGAGTCGAATCGCGGCTTACCATGCGGGAAAAGCGATGTGGCGGTGTGACGAGTGCG gCGACATAATGTCAAACGGTCCACGGGAAATAGCCGAGCACTTTATGGAATATCATCCATCGAGAATCCTAGCCGACAGCAGTAGGAACCGGCATCATTCGCCGCGCAAAGATTACTTGCAATCGGACTTTAAAATCGAAGACCTGGTCATGTACCTAGAAAGACTCCGCGAACGCGCCGAAAGAGCGGCCCCTCCCTCCCGAAGGACCCAAGAAACGCAAACCGTACCTGCGGCTTTACTGCCGGTTACATCGAGCTTCCTCTTGCAAGAACTGCCATCTGCCCCTGCGCCTCAGCATTTGCAG TATTATACATTATCGCAGAACGCAACCCCGATATCTTCTCCCGTCGCGGCATCGACGAGCGGTAAACGTTATACTTGTCCGTGCTGTCCTTACGGGACGGATCGACGGGATCTTTATACGCGACACGAGAACATTCATCGCGAGGAAAAACCATTTCACTGCTACATGTGCTATAAGCCCTTTAATCGCGCGGATCACGTGAAGAAGCACTTTTTGAGGATGCATCGCGACCACACGTACGAAGTAGCGAGGATACGGAGACCGGTAGGAACGACCGCCCCTAAGCCGCTGCAACAGGATACGTCCGCGGCGACGGCTACCGTGAACGTGGGTAAtcagcagcagccgcagcagcagcagcagcagcagcagcagcataTGAGCAATCAGTTCGGTTTTGTTAGTAACAAGGGCTATCAGTTGCAACCAAACGCTGCCACGTCAAGCACCAGCACCGGCACCGGTACCACGGGCCTCCACCAAGCGATAATCATGCCCTCCCCGACGGGTATCGTGCAATCCGACGCGAATAATTGTAATACGGGCAGACGTGTGCAAAACGGCGGATGCAATAGCAAGAGTCATCTTAAAGGCGGCTCCAAGAGCACACAGGAACGAAG gtACACCTGTCTGTACTGCCCCTGGAGCGGAGTTGATAACTGGTGTCTAAAACGACACCTAAACACTCACACGAAGCCATTTGCTTGCACTTTGTGCGAGTACAAAGCAGCGCGAGCAGAGCGTCTAGCCACGCATGTTCTAAAGGTGCATAACAGGAGGCAGTGTTCGAGATGCTCGTTTCTCGGTGAGGACGCGAATCAATTGCAAATGCATCAGGTGCACGTTCACCGTGCTAGCGTGCCGTCTACGTCGACGGCACAGAACGCGCCATTGTCTAGCAACCGTCATCAACAACCTTTACA TCCTGTGGGAGGAGGACGACCGCCACCTGGACCCCCAGTTTTTCCAGCCCCGGCAGCTCCGACAATCGCACCTGCAACTACTGTGATACCGCCGAGCACTATACTTGG CCACGAGATGGTAAAGTCCCCCGCAACTGCAACGACTATGGCATACCCCACGGAGGAGGAGAAGCGATCGCACCGTCGCGCAGGCGGCACCACCGGTGACGACggccacgacgacgacgatgacgacgtcGTCCGAGGGAACGGTAACCGCGGGTCACGCACCCGTGACCCCGTCACGTATCGCGATTTCAAGAGCGATAGGGATCACGATCTCGAGTCGCGTGCGAACGATCGCATTAACGGGAGTAGGCCCGTCGTTACCGATACGTCTAACAGTGATTTTATATGTAGTTACCAGATATCATCGATATTGCAAGCCGTCGACCGACTCTCGAGATTACCGCTGCCGTCGCAGAAATCTGAGAGCAGGCCGCACGGAAAGGAGAACCACCTGAAGATGAAACGATCCCGGAAACAGAGTCAGCCGAGACAAGTCATATGGTATCCGAATCATCGAAAGCGTTACTTGATACGACATTTAATCTTGCAAAAC GATGTCGAATTGCCGACGACAAGACATATGTCGGCGGGATTCAGTTTTGAAATGACGGAAACGAATTAA
- the Chn gene encoding uncharacterized protein Chn isoform X1, giving the protein MEGNGTRMDYEDMFREITKKLYGEDPDHKTSSVQNEFETSYKNDEDTGNGTDGSDDGNWTYEDEPLKGTDGSRIAAYHAGKAMWRCDECGDIMSNGPREIAEHFMEYHPSRILADSSRNRHHSPRKDYLQSDFKIEDLVMYLERLRERAERAAPPSRRTQETQTVPAALLPVTSSFLLQELPSAPAPQHLQYYTLSQNATPISSPVAASTSGKRYTCPCCPYGTDRRDLYTRHENIHREEKPFHCYMCYKPFNRADHVKKHFLRMHRDHTYEVARIRRPVGTTAPKPLQQDTSAATATVNVGNQQQPQQQQQQQQQHMSNQFGFVSNKGYQLQPNAATSSTSTGTGTTGLHQAIIMPSPTGIVQSDANNCNTGRRVQNGGCNSKSHLKGGSKSTQERRYTCLYCPWSGVDNWCLKRHLNTHTKPFACTLCEYKAARAERLATHVLKVHNRRQCSRCSFLGEDANQLQMHQVHVHRASVPSTSTAQNAPLSSNRHQQPLHPVGGGRPPPGPPVFPAPAAPTIAPATTVIPPSTILGHEMVKSPATATTMAYPTEEEKRSHRRAGGTTGDDGHDDDDDDVVRGNGNRGSRTRDPVTYRDFKSDRDHDLESRANDRINGSRPVVTDTSNSDFICSYQISSILQAVDRLSRLPLPSQKSESRPHGKENHLKMKRSRKQSQPRQVIWYPNHRKRYLIRHLILQNVRNQKVQIDSKSVQSQQRSAPTRMFKCHLCPKYAPARGKTHRPYHSKASLTLHMLWRHKRRSWPAKKQRRNDSIHQVVSSVTLKATVFANPNYRYDR; this is encoded by the exons ATGGAAGGAAATGGTACCAGAATGGACTACGAAGATATGTTTAGAGAAATTACAAAGAAACTTTACGGGGAGGATCCTGATCACAAAA CCTCGAGCGTACAGAACGAATTCGAAACATCCTATAAAAACGACGAAGATACCGGAAATGGTACCGATGGCAGTGACGATGGAAACTGGACGTACGAAGACGAGCCGCTTAAAGGAACCGATGGGAGTCGAATCGCGGCTTACCATGCGGGAAAAGCGATGTGGCGGTGTGACGAGTGCG gCGACATAATGTCAAACGGTCCACGGGAAATAGCCGAGCACTTTATGGAATATCATCCATCGAGAATCCTAGCCGACAGCAGTAGGAACCGGCATCATTCGCCGCGCAAAGATTACTTGCAATCGGACTTTAAAATCGAAGACCTGGTCATGTACCTAGAAAGACTCCGCGAACGCGCCGAAAGAGCGGCCCCTCCCTCCCGAAGGACCCAAGAAACGCAAACCGTACCTGCGGCTTTACTGCCGGTTACATCGAGCTTCCTCTTGCAAGAACTGCCATCTGCCCCTGCGCCTCAGCATTTGCAG TATTATACATTATCGCAGAACGCAACCCCGATATCTTCTCCCGTCGCGGCATCGACGAGCGGTAAACGTTATACTTGTCCGTGCTGTCCTTACGGGACGGATCGACGGGATCTTTATACGCGACACGAGAACATTCATCGCGAGGAAAAACCATTTCACTGCTACATGTGCTATAAGCCCTTTAATCGCGCGGATCACGTGAAGAAGCACTTTTTGAGGATGCATCGCGACCACACGTACGAAGTAGCGAGGATACGGAGACCGGTAGGAACGACCGCCCCTAAGCCGCTGCAACAGGATACGTCCGCGGCGACGGCTACCGTGAACGTGGGTAAtcagcagcagccgcagcagcagcagcagcagcagcagcagcataTGAGCAATCAGTTCGGTTTTGTTAGTAACAAGGGCTATCAGTTGCAACCAAACGCTGCCACGTCAAGCACCAGCACCGGCACCGGTACCACGGGCCTCCACCAAGCGATAATCATGCCCTCCCCGACGGGTATCGTGCAATCCGACGCGAATAATTGTAATACGGGCAGACGTGTGCAAAACGGCGGATGCAATAGCAAGAGTCATCTTAAAGGCGGCTCCAAGAGCACACAGGAACGAAG gtACACCTGTCTGTACTGCCCCTGGAGCGGAGTTGATAACTGGTGTCTAAAACGACACCTAAACACTCACACGAAGCCATTTGCTTGCACTTTGTGCGAGTACAAAGCAGCGCGAGCAGAGCGTCTAGCCACGCATGTTCTAAAGGTGCATAACAGGAGGCAGTGTTCGAGATGCTCGTTTCTCGGTGAGGACGCGAATCAATTGCAAATGCATCAGGTGCACGTTCACCGTGCTAGCGTGCCGTCTACGTCGACGGCACAGAACGCGCCATTGTCTAGCAACCGTCATCAACAACCTTTACA TCCTGTGGGAGGAGGACGACCGCCACCTGGACCCCCAGTTTTTCCAGCCCCGGCAGCTCCGACAATCGCACCTGCAACTACTGTGATACCGCCGAGCACTATACTTGG CCACGAGATGGTAAAGTCCCCCGCAACTGCAACGACTATGGCATACCCCACGGAGGAGGAGAAGCGATCGCACCGTCGCGCAGGCGGCACCACCGGTGACGACggccacgacgacgacgatgacgacgtcGTCCGAGGGAACGGTAACCGCGGGTCACGCACCCGTGACCCCGTCACGTATCGCGATTTCAAGAGCGATAGGGATCACGATCTCGAGTCGCGTGCGAACGATCGCATTAACGGGAGTAGGCCCGTCGTTACCGATACGTCTAACAGTGATTTTATATGTAGTTACCAGATATCATCGATATTGCAAGCCGTCGACCGACTCTCGAGATTACCGCTGCCGTCGCAGAAATCTGAGAGCAGGCCGCACGGAAAGGAGAACCACCTGAAGATGAAACGATCCCGGAAACAGAGTCAGCCGAGACAAGTCATATGGTATCCGAATCATCGAAAGCGTTACTTGATACGACATTTAATCTTGCAAAACGTAAGAAACCAAAAAGTTCAAATTGATAGTAAAAGTGTTCAATCTCAGCAGAGGTCGGCGCCGACGAGAATGTTCAAGTGTCACTTGTGCCCGAAATATGCGCCCGCACGTGGGAAGACTCACCGGCCGTATCACAGTAAAGCTTCGTTGACGCTTCACATGCTGTGGCGGCACAAACGAAGATCTTGGCCGGCCAAGAAGCAACGCAGAAACGATAGTATACATCAGGTCGTCTCTTCAGTCACGCTTAAAGCAACGGTGTTCGCTAACCCGAATTATAGATACGATAGATAA
- the Chn gene encoding zinc finger protein 865 isoform X4, which produces MEGNGTRMDYEDMFREITKKLYGEDPDHKTSSVQNEFETSYKNDEDTGNGTDGSDDGNWTYEDEPLKGTDGSRIAAYHAGKAMWRCDECGDIMSNGPREIAEHFMEYHPSRILADSSRNRHHSPRKDYLQSDFKIEDLVMYLERLRERAERAAPPSRRTQETQTVPAALLPVTSSFLLQELPSAPAPQHLQYYTLSQNATPISSPVAASTSGKRYTCPCCPYGTDRRDLYTRHENIHREEKPFHCYMCYKPFNRADHVKKHFLRMHRDHTYEVARIRRPVGTTAPKPLQQDTSAATATVNVGNQQQPQQQQQQQQQHMSNQFGFVSNKGYQLQPNAATSSTSTGTGTTGLHQAIIMPSPTGIVQSDANNCNTGRRVQNGGCNSKSHLKGGSKSTQERRYTCLYCPWSGVDNWCLKRHLNTHTKPFACTLCEYKAARAERLATHVLKVHNRRQCSRCSFLGEDANQLQMHQVHVHRASVPSTSTAQNAPLSSNRHQQPLHPVGGGRPPPGPPVFPAPAAPTIAPATTVIPPSTILGYQISSILQAVDRLSRLPLPSQKSESRPHGKENHLKMKRSRKQSQPRQVIWYPNHRKRYLIRHLILQNVRNQKVQIDSKSVQSQQRSAPTRMFKCHLCPKYAPARGKTHRPYHSKASLTLHMLWRHKRRSWPAKKQRRNDSIHQVVSSVTLKATVFANPNYRYDR; this is translated from the exons ATGGAAGGAAATGGTACCAGAATGGACTACGAAGATATGTTTAGAGAAATTACAAAGAAACTTTACGGGGAGGATCCTGATCACAAAA CCTCGAGCGTACAGAACGAATTCGAAACATCCTATAAAAACGACGAAGATACCGGAAATGGTACCGATGGCAGTGACGATGGAAACTGGACGTACGAAGACGAGCCGCTTAAAGGAACCGATGGGAGTCGAATCGCGGCTTACCATGCGGGAAAAGCGATGTGGCGGTGTGACGAGTGCG gCGACATAATGTCAAACGGTCCACGGGAAATAGCCGAGCACTTTATGGAATATCATCCATCGAGAATCCTAGCCGACAGCAGTAGGAACCGGCATCATTCGCCGCGCAAAGATTACTTGCAATCGGACTTTAAAATCGAAGACCTGGTCATGTACCTAGAAAGACTCCGCGAACGCGCCGAAAGAGCGGCCCCTCCCTCCCGAAGGACCCAAGAAACGCAAACCGTACCTGCGGCTTTACTGCCGGTTACATCGAGCTTCCTCTTGCAAGAACTGCCATCTGCCCCTGCGCCTCAGCATTTGCAG TATTATACATTATCGCAGAACGCAACCCCGATATCTTCTCCCGTCGCGGCATCGACGAGCGGTAAACGTTATACTTGTCCGTGCTGTCCTTACGGGACGGATCGACGGGATCTTTATACGCGACACGAGAACATTCATCGCGAGGAAAAACCATTTCACTGCTACATGTGCTATAAGCCCTTTAATCGCGCGGATCACGTGAAGAAGCACTTTTTGAGGATGCATCGCGACCACACGTACGAAGTAGCGAGGATACGGAGACCGGTAGGAACGACCGCCCCTAAGCCGCTGCAACAGGATACGTCCGCGGCGACGGCTACCGTGAACGTGGGTAAtcagcagcagccgcagcagcagcagcagcagcagcagcagcataTGAGCAATCAGTTCGGTTTTGTTAGTAACAAGGGCTATCAGTTGCAACCAAACGCTGCCACGTCAAGCACCAGCACCGGCACCGGTACCACGGGCCTCCACCAAGCGATAATCATGCCCTCCCCGACGGGTATCGTGCAATCCGACGCGAATAATTGTAATACGGGCAGACGTGTGCAAAACGGCGGATGCAATAGCAAGAGTCATCTTAAAGGCGGCTCCAAGAGCACACAGGAACGAAG gtACACCTGTCTGTACTGCCCCTGGAGCGGAGTTGATAACTGGTGTCTAAAACGACACCTAAACACTCACACGAAGCCATTTGCTTGCACTTTGTGCGAGTACAAAGCAGCGCGAGCAGAGCGTCTAGCCACGCATGTTCTAAAGGTGCATAACAGGAGGCAGTGTTCGAGATGCTCGTTTCTCGGTGAGGACGCGAATCAATTGCAAATGCATCAGGTGCACGTTCACCGTGCTAGCGTGCCGTCTACGTCGACGGCACAGAACGCGCCATTGTCTAGCAACCGTCATCAACAACCTTTACA TCCTGTGGGAGGAGGACGACCGCCACCTGGACCCCCAGTTTTTCCAGCCCCGGCAGCTCCGACAATCGCACCTGCAACTACTGTGATACCGCCGAGCACTATACTTGG TTACCAGATATCATCGATATTGCAAGCCGTCGACCGACTCTCGAGATTACCGCTGCCGTCGCAGAAATCTGAGAGCAGGCCGCACGGAAAGGAGAACCACCTGAAGATGAAACGATCCCGGAAACAGAGTCAGCCGAGACAAGTCATATGGTATCCGAATCATCGAAAGCGTTACTTGATACGACATTTAATCTTGCAAAACGTAAGAAACCAAAAAGTTCAAATTGATAGTAAAAGTGTTCAATCTCAGCAGAGGTCGGCGCCGACGAGAATGTTCAAGTGTCACTTGTGCCCGAAATATGCGCCCGCACGTGGGAAGACTCACCGGCCGTATCACAGTAAAGCTTCGTTGACGCTTCACATGCTGTGGCGGCACAAACGAAGATCTTGGCCGGCCAAGAAGCAACGCAGAAACGATAGTATACATCAGGTCGTCTCTTCAGTCACGCTTAAAGCAACGGTGTTCGCTAACCCGAATTATAGATACGATAGATAA
- the Chn gene encoding uncharacterized protein Chn isoform X2 — MEGNGTRMDYEDMFREITKKLYGEDPDHKTSSVQNEFETSYKNDEDTGNGTDGSDDGNWTYEDEPLKGTDGSRIAAYHAGKAMWRCDECGDIMSNGPREIAEHFMEYHPSRILADSSRNRHHSPRKDYLQSDFKIEDLVMYLERLRERAERAAPPSRRTQETQTVPAALLPVTSSFLLQELPSAPAPQHLQNATPISSPVAASTSGKRYTCPCCPYGTDRRDLYTRHENIHREEKPFHCYMCYKPFNRADHVKKHFLRMHRDHTYEVARIRRPVGTTAPKPLQQDTSAATATVNVGNQQQPQQQQQQQQQHMSNQFGFVSNKGYQLQPNAATSSTSTGTGTTGLHQAIIMPSPTGIVQSDANNCNTGRRVQNGGCNSKSHLKGGSKSTQERRYTCLYCPWSGVDNWCLKRHLNTHTKPFACTLCEYKAARAERLATHVLKVHNRRQCSRCSFLGEDANQLQMHQVHVHRASVPSTSTAQNAPLSSNRHQQPLHPVGGGRPPPGPPVFPAPAAPTIAPATTVIPPSTILGHEMVKSPATATTMAYPTEEEKRSHRRAGGTTGDDGHDDDDDDVVRGNGNRGSRTRDPVTYRDFKSDRDHDLESRANDRINGSRPVVTDTSNSDFICSYQISSILQAVDRLSRLPLPSQKSESRPHGKENHLKMKRSRKQSQPRQVIWYPNHRKRYLIRHLILQNVRNQKVQIDSKSVQSQQRSAPTRMFKCHLCPKYAPARGKTHRPYHSKASLTLHMLWRHKRRSWPAKKQRRNDSIHQVVSSVTLKATVFANPNYRYDR, encoded by the exons ATGGAAGGAAATGGTACCAGAATGGACTACGAAGATATGTTTAGAGAAATTACAAAGAAACTTTACGGGGAGGATCCTGATCACAAAA CCTCGAGCGTACAGAACGAATTCGAAACATCCTATAAAAACGACGAAGATACCGGAAATGGTACCGATGGCAGTGACGATGGAAACTGGACGTACGAAGACGAGCCGCTTAAAGGAACCGATGGGAGTCGAATCGCGGCTTACCATGCGGGAAAAGCGATGTGGCGGTGTGACGAGTGCG gCGACATAATGTCAAACGGTCCACGGGAAATAGCCGAGCACTTTATGGAATATCATCCATCGAGAATCCTAGCCGACAGCAGTAGGAACCGGCATCATTCGCCGCGCAAAGATTACTTGCAATCGGACTTTAAAATCGAAGACCTGGTCATGTACCTAGAAAGACTCCGCGAACGCGCCGAAAGAGCGGCCCCTCCCTCCCGAAGGACCCAAGAAACGCAAACCGTACCTGCGGCTTTACTGCCGGTTACATCGAGCTTCCTCTTGCAAGAACTGCCATCTGCCCCTGCGCCTCAGCATTTGCAG AACGCAACCCCGATATCTTCTCCCGTCGCGGCATCGACGAGCGGTAAACGTTATACTTGTCCGTGCTGTCCTTACGGGACGGATCGACGGGATCTTTATACGCGACACGAGAACATTCATCGCGAGGAAAAACCATTTCACTGCTACATGTGCTATAAGCCCTTTAATCGCGCGGATCACGTGAAGAAGCACTTTTTGAGGATGCATCGCGACCACACGTACGAAGTAGCGAGGATACGGAGACCGGTAGGAACGACCGCCCCTAAGCCGCTGCAACAGGATACGTCCGCGGCGACGGCTACCGTGAACGTGGGTAAtcagcagcagccgcagcagcagcagcagcagcagcagcagcataTGAGCAATCAGTTCGGTTTTGTTAGTAACAAGGGCTATCAGTTGCAACCAAACGCTGCCACGTCAAGCACCAGCACCGGCACCGGTACCACGGGCCTCCACCAAGCGATAATCATGCCCTCCCCGACGGGTATCGTGCAATCCGACGCGAATAATTGTAATACGGGCAGACGTGTGCAAAACGGCGGATGCAATAGCAAGAGTCATCTTAAAGGCGGCTCCAAGAGCACACAGGAACGAAG gtACACCTGTCTGTACTGCCCCTGGAGCGGAGTTGATAACTGGTGTCTAAAACGACACCTAAACACTCACACGAAGCCATTTGCTTGCACTTTGTGCGAGTACAAAGCAGCGCGAGCAGAGCGTCTAGCCACGCATGTTCTAAAGGTGCATAACAGGAGGCAGTGTTCGAGATGCTCGTTTCTCGGTGAGGACGCGAATCAATTGCAAATGCATCAGGTGCACGTTCACCGTGCTAGCGTGCCGTCTACGTCGACGGCACAGAACGCGCCATTGTCTAGCAACCGTCATCAACAACCTTTACA TCCTGTGGGAGGAGGACGACCGCCACCTGGACCCCCAGTTTTTCCAGCCCCGGCAGCTCCGACAATCGCACCTGCAACTACTGTGATACCGCCGAGCACTATACTTGG CCACGAGATGGTAAAGTCCCCCGCAACTGCAACGACTATGGCATACCCCACGGAGGAGGAGAAGCGATCGCACCGTCGCGCAGGCGGCACCACCGGTGACGACggccacgacgacgacgatgacgacgtcGTCCGAGGGAACGGTAACCGCGGGTCACGCACCCGTGACCCCGTCACGTATCGCGATTTCAAGAGCGATAGGGATCACGATCTCGAGTCGCGTGCGAACGATCGCATTAACGGGAGTAGGCCCGTCGTTACCGATACGTCTAACAGTGATTTTATATGTAGTTACCAGATATCATCGATATTGCAAGCCGTCGACCGACTCTCGAGATTACCGCTGCCGTCGCAGAAATCTGAGAGCAGGCCGCACGGAAAGGAGAACCACCTGAAGATGAAACGATCCCGGAAACAGAGTCAGCCGAGACAAGTCATATGGTATCCGAATCATCGAAAGCGTTACTTGATACGACATTTAATCTTGCAAAACGTAAGAAACCAAAAAGTTCAAATTGATAGTAAAAGTGTTCAATCTCAGCAGAGGTCGGCGCCGACGAGAATGTTCAAGTGTCACTTGTGCCCGAAATATGCGCCCGCACGTGGGAAGACTCACCGGCCGTATCACAGTAAAGCTTCGTTGACGCTTCACATGCTGTGGCGGCACAAACGAAGATCTTGGCCGGCCAAGAAGCAACGCAGAAACGATAGTATACATCAGGTCGTCTCTTCAGTCACGCTTAAAGCAACGGTGTTCGCTAACCCGAATTATAGATACGATAGATAA
- the Chn gene encoding transcriptional repressor CTCFL isoform X5 yields the protein MEGNGTRMDYEDMFREITKKLYGEDPDHKTSSVQNEFETSYKNDEDTGNGTDGSDDGNWTYEDEPLKGTDGSRIAAYHAGKAMWRCDECGDIMSNGPREIAEHFMEYHPSRILADSSRNRHHSPRKDYLQSDFKIEDLVMYLERLRERAERAAPPSRRTQETQTVPAALLPVTSSFLLQELPSAPAPQHLQYYTLSQNATPISSPVAASTSGKRYTCPCCPYGTDRRDLYTRHENIHREEKPFHCYMCYKPFNRADHVKKHFLRMHRDHTYEVARIRRPVGTTAPKPLQQDTSAATATVNVGNQQQPQQQQQQQQQHMSNQFGFVSNKGYQLQPNAATSSTSTGTGTTGLHQAIIMPSPTGIVQSDANNCNTGRRVQNGGCNSKSHLKGGSKSTQERRYTCLYCPWSGVDNWCLKRHLNTHTKPFACTLCEYKAARAERLATHVLKVHNRRQCSRCSFLGEDANQLQMHQVHVHRASVPSTSTAQNAPLSSNRHQQPLHPVGGGRPPPGPPVFPAPAAPTIAPATTVIPPSTILGAAVVAATRW from the exons ATGGAAGGAAATGGTACCAGAATGGACTACGAAGATATGTTTAGAGAAATTACAAAGAAACTTTACGGGGAGGATCCTGATCACAAAA CCTCGAGCGTACAGAACGAATTCGAAACATCCTATAAAAACGACGAAGATACCGGAAATGGTACCGATGGCAGTGACGATGGAAACTGGACGTACGAAGACGAGCCGCTTAAAGGAACCGATGGGAGTCGAATCGCGGCTTACCATGCGGGAAAAGCGATGTGGCGGTGTGACGAGTGCG gCGACATAATGTCAAACGGTCCACGGGAAATAGCCGAGCACTTTATGGAATATCATCCATCGAGAATCCTAGCCGACAGCAGTAGGAACCGGCATCATTCGCCGCGCAAAGATTACTTGCAATCGGACTTTAAAATCGAAGACCTGGTCATGTACCTAGAAAGACTCCGCGAACGCGCCGAAAGAGCGGCCCCTCCCTCCCGAAGGACCCAAGAAACGCAAACCGTACCTGCGGCTTTACTGCCGGTTACATCGAGCTTCCTCTTGCAAGAACTGCCATCTGCCCCTGCGCCTCAGCATTTGCAG TATTATACATTATCGCAGAACGCAACCCCGATATCTTCTCCCGTCGCGGCATCGACGAGCGGTAAACGTTATACTTGTCCGTGCTGTCCTTACGGGACGGATCGACGGGATCTTTATACGCGACACGAGAACATTCATCGCGAGGAAAAACCATTTCACTGCTACATGTGCTATAAGCCCTTTAATCGCGCGGATCACGTGAAGAAGCACTTTTTGAGGATGCATCGCGACCACACGTACGAAGTAGCGAGGATACGGAGACCGGTAGGAACGACCGCCCCTAAGCCGCTGCAACAGGATACGTCCGCGGCGACGGCTACCGTGAACGTGGGTAAtcagcagcagccgcagcagcagcagcagcagcagcagcagcataTGAGCAATCAGTTCGGTTTTGTTAGTAACAAGGGCTATCAGTTGCAACCAAACGCTGCCACGTCAAGCACCAGCACCGGCACCGGTACCACGGGCCTCCACCAAGCGATAATCATGCCCTCCCCGACGGGTATCGTGCAATCCGACGCGAATAATTGTAATACGGGCAGACGTGTGCAAAACGGCGGATGCAATAGCAAGAGTCATCTTAAAGGCGGCTCCAAGAGCACACAGGAACGAAG gtACACCTGTCTGTACTGCCCCTGGAGCGGAGTTGATAACTGGTGTCTAAAACGACACCTAAACACTCACACGAAGCCATTTGCTTGCACTTTGTGCGAGTACAAAGCAGCGCGAGCAGAGCGTCTAGCCACGCATGTTCTAAAGGTGCATAACAGGAGGCAGTGTTCGAGATGCTCGTTTCTCGGTGAGGACGCGAATCAATTGCAAATGCATCAGGTGCACGTTCACCGTGCTAGCGTGCCGTCTACGTCGACGGCACAGAACGCGCCATTGTCTAGCAACCGTCATCAACAACCTTTACA TCCTGTGGGAGGAGGACGACCGCCACCTGGACCCCCAGTTTTTCCAGCCCCGGCAGCTCCGACAATCGCACCTGCAACTACTGTGATACCGCCGAGCACTATACTTGG TGCCGCGGTGGTTGCAGCCACGAGATGGTAA